One window of the Glycocaulis alkaliphilus genome contains the following:
- the rimK gene encoding 30S ribosomal protein S6--L-glutamate ligase yields the protein MDQPFILGWEEWASFPELGIPAIKAKVDTGARTSALHAVSVEPFGPDDAPQVRFVIHPIPSQPDVEITCAAPAVDRREVTSSNGESELRWVIEAMVDVGGRQWPIELTLTNRESMNYRMLLGRTAIRDGIVVNPADSYVQGKIGYKVYSDYPRQKPVKRPLRIAILTREPTNYSSKRLKKAAEDRGHVAEMINTARCSMGINTLSPAIYYDGRRLPRFDAVIPRIGASMTNYGMAVIRQFAMTGAYILNPAAAIGASRDKLYAHQLLARAGIGMPSTAFAHSPKDTKTLIELVGGAPLVVKLLESTQGRGVVLADTKKAAESVIDAFRGLEANFIVQEFVKEAGGADIRCFVVGGKVVAAMKRQASADEFRSNLHRGGTAEAVKITPEERSTAVKAAKAMGLSVAGVDLLRSNSGPKILEVNSSPGLEGIERTSEKDVAGIIIEYMESQVQTVSLPRTSRRKGALKASDAPENTELKVIEASGKASEEAGE from the coding sequence ATGGATCAGCCATTCATACTGGGATGGGAAGAGTGGGCGTCCTTCCCGGAGCTGGGCATTCCCGCAATCAAGGCCAAGGTGGACACCGGCGCACGCACGTCTGCGCTGCATGCAGTGTCTGTGGAGCCGTTCGGGCCGGATGACGCACCCCAGGTGCGCTTTGTCATCCATCCCATCCCGAGCCAGCCTGATGTGGAGATCACCTGCGCGGCCCCGGCGGTGGACCGGCGCGAGGTTACCTCGTCCAATGGCGAGTCCGAGCTGCGCTGGGTGATCGAGGCAATGGTCGATGTTGGCGGGCGCCAATGGCCGATCGAGCTGACCCTGACCAACCGGGAGAGCATGAATTACCGCATGCTGCTGGGCCGCACGGCCATACGCGACGGTATCGTGGTGAACCCGGCGGACTCTTATGTGCAGGGCAAGATCGGCTACAAGGTCTATTCCGATTATCCGCGCCAGAAGCCGGTCAAGCGCCCGCTTCGCATCGCCATCCTGACGCGCGAGCCTACCAACTATTCCTCCAAACGCCTGAAAAAGGCCGCTGAGGATCGCGGCCATGTCGCCGAGATGATCAATACGGCGCGCTGTTCCATGGGCATCAACACGCTCTCGCCCGCGATCTATTATGATGGCCGCCGCCTGCCGCGCTTTGATGCGGTGATCCCGCGCATCGGCGCGTCGATGACCAATTACGGCATGGCCGTGATCCGCCAGTTTGCCATGACCGGGGCCTATATCCTGAACCCGGCTGCCGCCATTGGCGCGAGCCGCGACAAGCTCTATGCGCACCAGCTTCTGGCCCGCGCAGGCATCGGCATGCCCTCCACCGCCTTCGCCCACTCGCCCAAGGACACCAAGACGCTTATCGAGCTGGTGGGCGGCGCGCCGCTGGTGGTGAAGCTGCTGGAGAGCACGCAAGGGCGCGGCGTGGTGCTGGCCGATACGAAAAAGGCCGCCGAGAGCGTGATCGACGCCTTCCGGGGGCTGGAAGCCAATTTCATCGTGCAGGAGTTCGTCAAGGAAGCGGGCGGAGCGGACATTCGCTGCTTTGTTGTCGGCGGCAAGGTGGTCGCGGCGATGAAGCGTCAGGCTTCCGCCGACGAATTCCGCTCCAATTTGCACCGGGGCGGCACGGCAGAGGCTGTGAAGATCACACCAGAAGAGCGCTCAACCGCCGTCAAGGCCGCCAAGGCGATGGGCCTCTCGGTCGCGGGCGTGGACCTGTTGCGCTCCAATAGCGGCCCGAAAATCCTCGAAGTAAACTCCTCGCCGGGCCTCGAAGGCATTGAGCGCACCAGCGAAAAGGACGTCGCGGGCATTATCATCGAGTACATGGAAAGCCAGGTGCAGACCGTCTCCCTGCCGCGCACTTCGCGGCGCAAGGGCGCGCTCAAAGCCTCCGACGCGCCGGAAAACACCGAGCTGAAAGTGATCGAAGCCAGCGGCAAGGCCAGCGAGGAAGCCGGCGAATAG
- a CDS encoding pirin family protein, which produces MAGIYRPLVKLTRGMAASDGAGVKMTRLLGTPELRVLDPFLMLDKFHSDNPDDYIAGFPEHPHRGFETVTYMVAGRMRHKDNKGHEGVIEPGGVQWMTAAGGIIHSEMPVQEDGLMSGFQLWINLPAAEKMKPAAYQEYDSDEVPSDIREGVVAKIVAGRTSAGVEGPVKNITTQPFYAELVMEPGAVFEEPILADKTTILAIHTGAVSISGIALPEAHLGVFGPGDTVRIEAGPEGARAILAAAYPIGEPIAWGGPFVMNTEGEVRQAMLDYQMGRF; this is translated from the coding sequence ATGGCCGGAATTTATCGCCCGCTGGTGAAGCTGACACGCGGCATGGCCGCCTCTGACGGGGCAGGGGTCAAGATGACCCGCCTGCTCGGCACCCCGGAACTGCGCGTGCTGGACCCGTTCCTGATGCTCGACAAATTCCACTCCGATAATCCGGACGACTATATCGCAGGCTTTCCCGAGCATCCTCACCGTGGCTTTGAAACCGTGACCTACATGGTCGCAGGCCGGATGCGCCACAAGGACAATAAGGGCCATGAAGGCGTGATAGAGCCGGGCGGCGTGCAATGGATGACCGCCGCTGGCGGGATCATCCATTCCGAAATGCCGGTGCAGGAAGACGGGCTGATGAGCGGCTTCCAGCTCTGGATCAACCTGCCGGCCGCCGAGAAGATGAAACCGGCTGCCTATCAGGAATATGATTCTGACGAAGTACCCTCCGACATCCGAGAGGGTGTGGTGGCAAAGATTGTCGCCGGGCGCACCTCCGCCGGCGTTGAAGGCCCGGTGAAGAACATCACGACGCAGCCTTTCTACGCTGAGCTCGTTATGGAACCAGGCGCTGTGTTCGAGGAGCCGATACTGGCCGACAAGACCACCATCCTCGCCATCCATACTGGCGCGGTCAGCATCTCCGGCATCGCCCTGCCGGAAGCGCACCTGGGCGTGTTCGGCCCCGGTGACACGGTGCGTATCGAGGCCGGGCCGGAAGGTGCCCGCGCAATCCTGGCCGCCGCCTATCCTATTGGCGAGCCGATCGCCTGGGGCGGGCCGTTCGTGATGAA